In Haliaeetus albicilla chromosome 12, bHalAlb1.1, whole genome shotgun sequence, a genomic segment contains:
- the KCNJ16 gene encoding inward rectifier potassium channel 16, with translation MRKMTEQSGCYRPVNIQGNKISYQGTCQESPEKGMKRLQNRFLHKDGSCNVYFKHIFGEWESYVVDIFTTLVDIKWRHMFVIFSLSYVLSWLFFGLVFWLIAIQHGDLFNDEEITPCVANVHSFTGAFLFSLETQTTIGYGYRCVTEECSVAILMVILQSVLSCIIDTFIIGAALAKMATARKRAQTIRFSYYAVVGLRDDKFCLMWRIGDFRPNHMVEGSVRAQLLRYKEDKEGRMTMEYKDLKLLNDQIILVTPVTVVHEIDSESPLYGLDRKALAKDNFEILVTFVYTGDSTGTSHQSRSSYVPREILWGHRFNDVLHVKKKYYKVDCLQFEETTEVYAPHCSAMQLDRKEQEWNRTEKTREKVAETSALEIKSFSTNQKSFSAVALITSCEDPEDLVTAVNQPSGEIPYQKAAVTLSSLSIESQV, from the coding sequence ATGAGAAAGATGACTGAGCAGAGTGGTTGCTATAGGCCTGTAAACATACAGGGAAATAAGATCAGTTACCAAGGCACTTGTCAAGAAAGCCCTGAAAAGGGGATGAAAAGATTGCAGAATCGATTTCTCCACAAGGATGGCAGCTGCAACGTGTACTTCAAACACATCTTTGGGGAATGGGAGAGCTACGTAGTGGACATATTTACCACACTGGTGGACATCAAGTGGCGCCATATGTTTGTGATATTCTCATTGTCGTATGTTCTTTCATGGTTGTTCTTTGGACTAGTCTTTTGGCTGATAGCGATCCAGCATGGAGATTTATTCAACGATGAAGAAATAACCCCCTGTGTTGCAAATGTCCATAGCTTCACAGGAGCATTCCTATTCTCCCTCGAAACCCAGACGACCATTGGGTATGGTTACCGCTGTGTTACAGAAGAGTGCTCTGTTGCAATCCTCATGGTTATCCTACAGTCAGTATTAAGCTGCATTATTGACACCTTCATAATTGGAGCAGCCTTGGCTAAAATGGCCACAGCTCGAAAAAGAGCTCAAACCATTCGTTTCAGCTACTATGCTGTAGTTGGCTTAAGAGATGATAAATTCTGCCTCATGTGGCGCATTGGGGATTTCCGGCCAAATCACATGGTTGAGGGCTCTGTACGAGCTCAGCTTCTGCGCTACAAGGAAGACAAGGAGGGGAGAATGACAATGGAATACAAGGACTTGAAGTTGCTAAATGACCAGATCATACTCGTTACACCAGTGACAGTCGTACATGAAATTGATAGCGAGAGCCCCTTGTATGGTCTAGACCGGAAAGCTCTGGCCAAGGACAACTTTGAAATCTTGGTCACATTTGTCTACACAGGTGATTCAACAGGAACGTCACATCAGTCAAGAAGCTCGTACGTCCCCAGAGAGATTCTTTGGGGCCATAGGTTTAACGATGTCTtacatgtaaagaaaaaatactataaGGTGGATTGCTTACAGTTTGAAGAAACCACAGAAGTTTATGCTCCTCACTGCAGTGCCATGCAACTGGATCGGAAGGAGCAAGAATGGAACCGAACCGAGAAGACGCGGGAAAAAGTGGCAGAGACGTCAGCACTGGAGATCAAGTCATTTAGTACTAACCAAAAGTCATTTAGCGCAGTTGCTCTCATCACTAGTTGTGAAGATCCAGAAGACCTCGTGACAGCTGTCAATCAGCCTTCTGGAGAAATTCCTTATCAGAAAGCAGCTGTGACCTTGAGTAGTCTATCAATAGAGTCCCAAGTCTAG